A stretch of Portunus trituberculatus isolate SZX2019 chromosome 48, ASM1759143v1, whole genome shotgun sequence DNA encodes these proteins:
- the LOC123498511 gene encoding ribonuclease P protein subunit p29-like, whose product MEKNPIYYSLPNVVTERSASIIDLPASSSGAKDLKELVETWVPKDDKDEVESELKKYFPLMEKKSRVRPHKSLKKPKKLKQPPQHRGKKRLTSKQRRDLGLHLIDKTNKTFEMFLPIHDLWKSYAQELLHISHFLQSGWNGDSRDTKTETIQNRVRKMDYFGCFLRVTRSRCSEYVGIQGIVIRETKNTLIMVCPDDSVKTIPKMHSEFSFVVDGVGFSIIGNHLHQRPAERAKHNFKKLCLWL is encoded by the exons atggaaaaaaatcCTATCTACTATTCCTTACCTAACGTGGTCACTGAGAGGTCAGCCAGTATCATTGACCTCCCAGCCTCAAGTTCCGGTGCAAAAGACCTGAAAGAACTGGTGGAAACTTGGGTTCCAAAAGATGACAAAGATGAAGTGGAATCCGAG CTTAAAAAATATTTCCCACTGATGGAAAAGAAGTCAAGAGTGCGGCCACACAAGTCCCTCAAGAAGCCAAAGAAGCTGAAGCAACCTCCCCAACACAGAGGAAAGAAGCGCCTCACCAGTAAGCAGAGGCGAGATCTTGGTCTCCACCTTATTGACAAGACCAACAAGACCTTCGAGATGTTCCTTCCTATTCATGACCTGTGGAAGAGCTACGCCCAGGAGCTGCTCCATATCAGTCATTTCCTACAGAGTGGCTGGAATGGTGATAGCCGGGACACCAAGACTGAAACCATCCAAAACAGGGTCAGGAAGATGGATTACTTTGGTTGCTTCCTTCGAGTAACCCGGTCTCGGTGTTCAGAGTATGTGGGGATCCAAGGAATTGTCATCAGAGAAACCAAAAATACTCTTATAATGGTGTGCCCAGATGACAGTGTGAAAACCATCCCCAAGATGCATAGTGAGTTCAGCTTTGTGGTAGATGGTGTTGGTTTTTCTATCATAGGGAACCACTTGCACCAGAGACCAGCAGAGCGGGCCAAACACAATTTTAAGAAGCTGTGCCTGTGGCTGTGA